In one Pseudomonas fitomaticsae genomic region, the following are encoded:
- a CDS encoding RHS repeat-associated core domain-containing protein — MENKSPGSVHSNAFNFGEFVTGGVDPRTGLYTCSLSLGAVRSADLNGPSFGLALGFNPLDTRNSGFGLGWSLATTRYDTRSKMMTLINGERYKAVETVAGLQFREMKLESVKVVKTGAGRFDVRYKDGHREELTVQGGSLVAVPTRIIAANGAGITLMYKVVNQYPELIEVRDDQRTLLKISRKGTLVTLSQNPDTASRADFTMKLDSNDRVVEIGLPEGRGWDLEYSLIDEVGYLKRVVTPLGGVEIIRYKEQGHLLPASDGGATATLPHVMAHEIYPGHGQPKVGRTYTFSDRNFLGHGLTVEPSDDGDPLYSAPWSYQYASEERLLVDGKVHSHIKRTYNKFHLLVAQVTTCGEAVTSQLTEYHLATGKPFNEQPAQFRLPRLQTLKFENRLGNKQREETTITEFDAVGNLLRHVGPDGVTTLSEFYPAVESPDCPVDPLGFVRFEKQRTVIAAPGGGASTCTRFRHALHPALQGSTLASVVVIEEQFFEKVEDTEVLRSKVEYSYFNTPADRLRHGALQEQRRTRNGRITRTAFSCRLEGARLHLTNTVHGFDGTSQSTTQVLSSYTGLTLSETDKDGGRIDYEYDTIGRCLRKTLSPGAAHAASTSWVYQAAGSTSPATVTVTDPAGGVQTVSHDGLGRVIGIKELDCEKPDEGALQESLMRTVYSALHDKTGQLVEQTRTDWWDGIARPASTRLVYDRWGQVKQTRHADGRVEHREFDPVALQETLWQEGMGKTVTVFNAFGKPKSIEMLDQKGESLGKTVLEYDGYGRIRSQTDQEGNKTLYHYDVFDRLVRSELPDGHAVETEYADHSTETLPVRIKVDTLELGRQVFDGLDRLTESTVGGRTSTTGYASGSSQARWQMGADGKRVEFTWSQGMNGLTERKADGLHARFTYDALHGKPETCIEQGREHRFAYYSSGRLKSEVTVYGEHRQTTSHTWSLGGRPLTFVDGLGNEHRSEYDSWGRKTAFTQGSLRVEYTYDTAGLLALIDARDTSTALRMKTHLSYDDIGRETTRRFEVEGQASQTLTSSYTPSGKLAQKVLKRDTQVLRDERFTYDVRGRLSHYSCEGTQRPRDPYGKEIVEQTFTFDALDNLLTLQTRFPQGVNLTTFSYSKVDFTQLTDISHSHADYPQPVTLQYDANGRMIKDDQGRTLTYDTLGRLTGVSNAQGERVRGYQYDGFDRLMALSQPGSADTQRYYRGGRVINEVRGSDSRSVVRHEGLLVGQYQVGLDAGVRVFGTDQQQSVLTQLQNGRLTEIAYSPYGHREAEGGLFSLPGFNGEQFDPVTGLYLLGNGYRAYSPTLMRFMSPDSMSPFGAGGVNAYAYCLGDPVNRVDPTGHFSWQSVLGIALGVIGVAASIVTLGAATPLALLAMGLGVASGVTGIASELVNDWAPESEAASILGWVSLGLGAASAGAGWLAARQIITRGGRMLGKNFKGLADEPPVEYYARGKKAKSSGTNGQEPPPPPVRWTLTEDFAAHDYIPNGKPGNVARAKYAEFRNDIAVNNKSPYDAAKSYPGSKFDPYPNYAPAKPFTGYEHAHTRLSQADRVFFLTNNDTRHVIIKQVGSHDPAW; from the coding sequence ATGGAGAACAAATCTCCGGGCTCTGTGCATTCCAATGCATTCAATTTTGGTGAGTTTGTAACGGGCGGTGTTGATCCTCGGACAGGCTTGTATACCTGTTCCTTGTCTTTGGGTGCTGTTCGATCTGCGGATCTCAACGGACCTTCGTTCGGACTCGCCCTGGGTTTCAACCCGCTCGATACCCGAAACAGCGGATTCGGGCTGGGCTGGTCGCTGGCCACGACCCGTTACGACACGCGCAGCAAGATGATGACCTTGATCAACGGTGAGCGTTACAAGGCCGTCGAAACGGTCGCGGGTCTCCAGTTCAGAGAAATGAAGCTGGAAAGCGTCAAGGTCGTGAAAACCGGTGCCGGACGTTTTGATGTTCGTTACAAGGACGGACATCGGGAGGAGTTGACTGTGCAGGGCGGCAGTCTGGTCGCAGTCCCGACGCGGATCATCGCGGCCAACGGCGCAGGCATCACACTGATGTACAAAGTGGTCAATCAATACCCGGAGCTGATCGAAGTCAGGGATGATCAGCGGACGCTGCTGAAAATCTCCCGCAAGGGCACTCTGGTTACGTTGAGTCAGAACCCGGACACGGCATCCAGGGCTGATTTCACAATGAAGCTCGATAGCAACGACCGGGTCGTGGAGATCGGTTTGCCAGAGGGCAGGGGCTGGGATCTCGAATATTCGCTCATTGATGAAGTCGGGTACCTGAAACGGGTCGTGACACCGCTGGGGGGCGTCGAAATCATTCGCTACAAGGAGCAAGGTCATCTGCTCCCCGCCAGCGACGGCGGTGCGACGGCGACGCTGCCTCATGTCATGGCCCATGAAATTTATCCGGGGCACGGTCAGCCGAAAGTGGGCAGGACCTACACCTTTTCGGACCGTAATTTTCTTGGGCATGGTTTGACGGTGGAACCCTCCGACGACGGTGACCCGCTCTACTCGGCACCCTGGAGTTACCAGTATGCGTCCGAGGAACGCCTGTTGGTCGATGGCAAGGTGCACAGTCACATCAAGCGGACGTACAACAAGTTCCATTTGCTGGTTGCGCAGGTGACGACGTGCGGGGAGGCGGTCACTTCGCAGCTCACCGAGTATCACCTCGCTACGGGAAAGCCTTTCAACGAGCAACCGGCGCAGTTTCGTCTGCCTCGGCTCCAGACACTGAAGTTCGAAAACCGTCTCGGCAATAAGCAACGCGAGGAGACGACGATCACCGAGTTCGATGCGGTGGGCAACCTGCTCAGGCATGTGGGGCCGGACGGTGTCACGACGCTGTCCGAGTTCTATCCGGCGGTCGAGTCGCCGGACTGCCCGGTGGACCCGCTCGGCTTTGTCCGTTTCGAGAAGCAAAGGACGGTCATCGCCGCACCCGGCGGCGGTGCCTCGACCTGCACCCGTTTTCGCCATGCCTTGCACCCGGCATTGCAAGGCTCGACGCTGGCCAGCGTCGTGGTCATCGAAGAGCAGTTTTTCGAAAAGGTGGAAGACACGGAGGTTCTTCGTTCAAAAGTCGAGTACAGCTATTTCAATACACCGGCGGACCGGCTCCGACATGGTGCATTGCAAGAACAGCGCAGAACCCGGAACGGTCGCATCACCCGAACGGCATTTTCTTGCCGGCTGGAAGGCGCTCGCCTTCATCTGACCAACACTGTTCACGGTTTCGACGGTACTTCGCAAAGCACGACGCAAGTCCTGTCGTCATACACCGGACTGACATTGTCGGAGACCGACAAGGACGGTGGCCGGATCGACTATGAGTACGACACCATTGGTCGATGCCTGCGCAAGACGCTCTCCCCGGGCGCCGCCCATGCTGCTTCGACGAGCTGGGTTTATCAGGCGGCAGGCAGTACTTCGCCCGCGACAGTGACCGTCACGGATCCGGCGGGAGGCGTGCAAACGGTCAGTCATGACGGTTTGGGACGTGTGATCGGCATCAAGGAGCTTGATTGCGAAAAACCCGATGAGGGAGCGTTGCAAGAAAGTCTTATGCGCACGGTGTACTCCGCACTTCACGACAAAACGGGGCAACTGGTGGAGCAGACCCGCACAGACTGGTGGGACGGCATTGCGCGTCCGGCCAGTACTCGACTGGTCTATGACCGCTGGGGGCAAGTGAAACAGACGCGTCATGCTGACGGGCGCGTAGAACATCGGGAATTCGACCCGGTCGCGCTCCAGGAAACCCTCTGGCAGGAGGGTATGGGCAAGACGGTCACGGTCTTCAATGCTTTCGGCAAGCCGAAAAGTATTGAAATGCTCGACCAGAAGGGGGAGAGCCTGGGCAAGACGGTCCTTGAATATGACGGTTACGGCAGAATCCGCAGCCAGACCGATCAGGAGGGCAACAAGACGCTCTACCACTACGACGTCTTTGATCGTTTGGTTCGCAGCGAATTGCCGGACGGGCATGCGGTCGAGACTGAATATGCCGATCACAGCACCGAAACATTGCCGGTAAGGATCAAGGTCGACACGCTTGAGTTGGGCCGACAGGTATTCGACGGGCTGGATCGCCTGACTGAAAGTACGGTGGGCGGTCGCACATCCACAACGGGTTATGCGTCGGGCTCCAGCCAGGCCAGATGGCAAATGGGGGCTGACGGAAAGAGGGTCGAATTCACCTGGTCTCAGGGGATGAACGGGCTGACCGAGCGCAAGGCTGACGGATTGCATGCGCGCTTCACCTACGACGCCTTGCATGGCAAGCCTGAAACCTGCATCGAGCAGGGGCGCGAGCATCGATTCGCCTACTATTCTTCCGGGCGCTTGAAGTCCGAAGTGACCGTGTACGGTGAACATCGCCAGACGACGTCCCACACCTGGTCGCTCGGTGGGCGACCGCTGACTTTCGTCGATGGGCTTGGCAACGAACACAGGTCTGAATATGACAGTTGGGGGCGCAAGACCGCTTTCACCCAGGGCAGCTTGCGGGTCGAATACACCTATGACACCGCAGGCTTGCTGGCGCTGATCGATGCCCGGGATACATCCACCGCCCTGCGCATGAAGACGCATCTGAGCTACGACGATATCGGCCGTGAAACGACCCGCCGCTTTGAAGTCGAGGGTCAGGCAAGTCAGACACTGACCTCGAGTTACACCCCCTCCGGCAAGCTGGCGCAGAAAGTCTTGAAACGCGACACTCAAGTGCTGCGCGATGAGCGCTTTACCTATGACGTGCGTGGACGACTGAGTCATTACAGCTGTGAAGGCACGCAACGGCCACGGGATCCCTACGGCAAGGAAATCGTCGAACAGACATTCACCTTCGATGCGCTGGACAACCTGCTCACGCTGCAGACCCGCTTTCCCCAGGGCGTCAATCTGACGACTTTCAGCTATAGCAAGGTCGATTTCACCCAGCTCACGGACATCAGTCATTCCCACGCTGATTACCCGCAACCGGTCACTCTGCAATACGACGCCAATGGCCGGATGATCAAGGATGACCAGGGCCGTACTTTGACGTACGACACGCTTGGGCGTCTGACAGGTGTCAGCAATGCGCAGGGGGAGAGGGTGCGGGGCTATCAGTACGACGGTTTCGACCGGCTGATGGCGCTGTCGCAGCCGGGGAGTGCGGACACTCAGCGTTACTATCGCGGTGGACGCGTCATCAACGAAGTGCGTGGCAGCGATTCGCGCAGTGTCGTGCGCCACGAAGGCCTGTTGGTGGGGCAGTACCAGGTCGGACTGGATGCAGGTGTGCGGGTGTTCGGCACGGATCAGCAACAAAGTGTGCTGACACAGCTGCAGAATGGTCGGCTTACCGAAATCGCCTACAGCCCGTATGGGCATCGGGAGGCGGAAGGCGGATTATTCAGCCTGCCAGGTTTCAATGGCGAGCAGTTCGATCCCGTCACTGGTCTGTATCTGCTGGGCAATGGTTATCGGGCCTATAGCCCGACCCTGATGCGCTTCATGTCACCCGACAGCATGAGTCCGTTCGGAGCAGGGGGGGTGAATGCCTATGCATATTGCCTGGGTGATCCGGTCAACCGAGTCGACCCGACGGGGCATTTTTCCTGGCAGTCGGTTCTGGGGATTGCACTTGGGGTCATCGGGGTTGCCGCGAGTATTGTGACCCTTGGAGCGGCTACCCCTCTGGCGCTGCTTGCCATGGGGCTGGGTGTCGCCTCGGGGGTGACGGGTATTGCCAGTGAGCTGGTCAATGATTGGGCGCCGGAGTCGGAAGCCGCATCAATACTTGGTTGGGTAAGCCTTGGATTGGGCGCGGCTTCGGCGGGTGCAGGATGGCTGGCAGCGCGACAAATCATCACGCGGGGCGGACGGATGCTGGGCAAGAACTTCAAGGGTCTTGCCGATGAACCACCCGTCGAGTACTACGCTCGAGGAAAGAAGGCCAAGTCATCCGGCACAAACGGTCAGGAGCCACCGCCTCCACCGGTACGCTGGACATTGACGGAGGACTTTGCCGCGCATGATTACATTCCCAACGGCAAGCCGGGCAACGTTGCGCGGGCCAAATACGCGGAGTTCAGAAATGACATTGCGGTCAATAACAAATCGCCTTATGACGCTGCCAAGAGTTACCCCGGCAGTAAATTCGATCCTTATCCCAACTACGCGCCGGCTAAGCCGTTTACAGGTTATGAGCATGCACATACCCGTCTCTCGCAAGCGGATCGGGTGTTTTTCCTGACCAACAATGACACCCGGCACGTCATCATCAAACAGGTGGGTAGTCATGATCCTGCCTGGTAG
- the queG gene encoding tRNA epoxyqueuosine(34) reductase QueG: MSAIPTDLPALAQSIKDWGRELGFQQVGISGLDLAEHEQHLQRWLEAGYHGEMDYMGAHGSKRSHPEELVPGTLRVVSLRMDYLPGDTQMAQLLAKPEKAYISRYALGRDYHKLIRKRVQQLADRIQSEIGPFGFRAFVDSAPVLEKAIAEQAGLGWIGKNTLVLNRKAGSYFFLSELFVDLPLPVDDPHSTEHCGRCTACLDICPTNAFVGPYVLDARRCISYLTIELKNAIPEDLRPLIGNRVFGCDDCQICCPWNRFARPSGESDFKPRHNLDNAELAELFLWDEDKFLSSTEGSPLRRAGYERWLRNLAVGLGNAPSTIPVLEALKARRDYPSELVREHVEWALKQHSERDLQNHQ, from the coding sequence ATGTCCGCCATCCCCACAGATCTGCCTGCCCTCGCCCAATCCATCAAGGACTGGGGCCGCGAGCTGGGCTTCCAGCAAGTCGGCATCAGCGGTCTGGACCTGGCCGAGCACGAGCAGCACCTGCAACGCTGGCTCGAGGCCGGCTACCACGGCGAAATGGATTACATGGGCGCCCACGGCAGCAAACGCTCGCACCCCGAAGAGCTGGTGCCGGGCACCTTGCGCGTAGTTTCACTGCGCATGGACTACCTGCCGGGCGACACGCAAATGGCGCAATTGCTGGCCAAACCGGAAAAGGCCTATATCTCGCGTTATGCCTTGGGCCGCGATTATCACAAGTTGATCCGTAAACGCGTTCAACAACTGGCGGACAGGATTCAATCCGAGATCGGGCCGTTCGGTTTCCGCGCCTTCGTCGACAGCGCCCCGGTGCTGGAAAAGGCCATCGCCGAACAGGCCGGGCTGGGCTGGATCGGCAAAAACACCCTGGTGCTGAACCGCAAGGCCGGCAGTTACTTCTTTCTCAGCGAACTGTTCGTCGACCTGCCCCTGCCGGTGGATGATCCCCACAGCACCGAACATTGCGGACGCTGCACCGCGTGCCTCGACATCTGCCCGACCAATGCCTTTGTCGGGCCGTACGTACTGGACGCGCGACGCTGCATTTCCTACCTGACCATCGAGCTGAAGAACGCCATCCCCGAAGACCTGCGACCGCTGATCGGCAACCGGGTGTTCGGCTGCGACGATTGCCAGATCTGCTGCCCGTGGAACCGCTTCGCCCGCCCGTCCGGTGAAAGCGACTTCAAGCCACGGCACAATCTGGACAACGCCGAACTGGCCGAGCTGTTTTTGTGGGATGAAGACAAATTCCTCAGCAGCACCGAGGGGTCACCGCTGCGCCGGGCCGGGTACGAGCGCTGGCTGCGCAATCTGGCGGTTGGGCTGGGAAATGCGCCCTCAACGATTCCGGTGCTGGAAGCATTGAAGGCGCGACGGGATTATCCATCGGAGCTGGTTCGTGAACATGTGGAGTGGGCACTCAAGCAACACTCGGAACGCGACCTCCAGAATCACCAATAG
- a CDS encoding NAD(P)H-hydrate dehydratase — protein MPHTKDQLPDALYRAAQVRELDARLIAAGTPGFELMQRAAHATWRALVRQWPAANEMTVLAGHGNNAGDGYLVAALAHRAGWQVQVLAVGEPQRLKGDAAVAHAEAVADGVSIAPWDLSCELRGIVVDALLGTGLSGEVREPYAAAIAAINASGLPVVAVDIPSGLCADTGHALGDAVHADLTVTFIGLKLGLFTGAAADHVGELLFNDLHASAENFSDIPAAAQRLNAVNLPRLAARAPAAHKGRFGHVLLIGGDHGFGGAILLSTESALRNGAGMVSVATRPEHVPATLSRVPEAMALGTSSANQLMGLLEKVSVLVVGPGLGQASWGRALLSAAANAPLPQVWDADALNLLACGFVSLPKDCVITPHPGEAARLLGISTAQVQADRPAAALALSKKYTAMVVLKGAGSLIAHPDGHLALCHQGHPAMATAGLGDVLAGLIGALLAQGMNAFDAACLAVWLHANAGLQQGKFGRGLAASDLIPAIRQLLEEHAPCLK, from the coding sequence ATGCCGCACACTAAAGATCAATTACCCGACGCGCTGTACCGTGCCGCGCAGGTGCGCGAACTCGACGCACGGCTGATCGCCGCCGGCACGCCGGGCTTTGAATTGATGCAGCGTGCCGCCCATGCCACGTGGCGCGCGCTGGTGCGCCAATGGCCGGCTGCGAATGAAATGACGGTGCTGGCCGGGCACGGCAACAACGCCGGCGATGGTTATCTGGTGGCGGCACTGGCGCATCGGGCAGGTTGGCAGGTTCAGGTGCTGGCTGTCGGCGAGCCGCAGCGTTTGAAGGGCGATGCCGCCGTGGCGCACGCCGAAGCCGTGGCCGATGGCGTCTCGATTGCCCCATGGGATCTGTCCTGCGAGTTGCGCGGCATCGTCGTTGACGCGTTGCTCGGCACCGGCCTGAGCGGCGAGGTGCGTGAGCCTTATGCCGCTGCGATTGCGGCGATCAATGCCAGCGGACTGCCGGTGGTGGCGGTCGATATCCCTTCCGGGTTGTGCGCCGATACCGGTCATGCGCTGGGTGATGCAGTGCACGCCGACCTCACTGTGACTTTCATCGGCCTGAAACTCGGGCTGTTCACGGGCGCGGCGGCGGATCACGTCGGCGAACTGCTGTTTAACGATCTGCACGCCTCTGCCGAAAACTTCAGTGACATTCCTGCCGCCGCTCAACGGCTCAACGCGGTTAACCTGCCGCGTCTGGCAGCCCGCGCGCCGGCTGCGCACAAGGGGCGTTTCGGCCATGTGCTGCTGATCGGCGGCGATCACGGGTTTGGCGGGGCGATTCTGCTGAGCACCGAAAGCGCCTTGCGTAATGGTGCCGGGATGGTCTCGGTCGCGACTCGCCCGGAACATGTGCCGGCGACATTGAGCCGGGTACCGGAAGCCATGGCACTGGGCACGTCTTCGGCCAATCAATTGATGGGACTACTGGAAAAGGTGTCCGTGCTGGTGGTTGGACCGGGGCTTGGGCAGGCGAGTTGGGGGCGGGCGCTGTTGTCGGCCGCTGCCAATGCGCCATTGCCGCAGGTGTGGGATGCCGACGCACTGAACCTGCTGGCCTGCGGTTTCGTCAGTCTGCCCAAGGATTGTGTGATCACGCCGCATCCGGGCGAGGCGGCGCGGCTACTGGGGATCAGCACCGCGCAGGTGCAGGCCGATCGTCCAGCGGCAGCGCTGGCGTTGAGCAAAAAATATACAGCGATGGTGGTGCTCAAGGGGGCGGGCAGTCTCATCGCCCATCCCGATGGTCATCTGGCGCTGTGTCATCAAGGCCATCCGGCCATGGCCACTGCCGGGCTTGGCGATGTATTGGCCGGTCTGATCGGCGCGCTGCTGGCCCAGGGCATGAATGCGTTCGACGCGGCTTGTCTGGCGGTATGGCTGCACGCCAACGCCGGTCTGCAACAAGGTAAATTCGGCCGCGGGCTGGCGGCCAGTGATCTGATTCCAGCCATTCGTCAGTTGTTGGAGGAGCATGCACCGTGTCTGAAGTAA
- the tsaE gene encoding tRNA (adenosine(37)-N6)-threonylcarbamoyltransferase complex ATPase subunit type 1 TsaE, translated as MSEVTLYLADEQAMSDFGARIARITQGHGLIFLEGNLGMGKTTLSRGIIRGLGHVGAVKSPTFTLVEPYEIGDVRAFHFDLYRLVDPEELEFLGIRDYFEDDALCLIEWPDKGAGFLPKPDLTITISPQDSGRSLTILSQGSRGEAWCAALALETN; from the coding sequence GTGTCTGAAGTAACCCTGTACCTGGCCGATGAACAGGCCATGAGCGACTTTGGCGCGCGCATCGCCCGTATCACTCAGGGCCATGGCCTGATCTTTCTCGAAGGCAACCTCGGAATGGGCAAAACCACGTTGTCGCGGGGCATCATTCGCGGCCTGGGGCACGTCGGGGCGGTGAAAAGTCCGACCTTCACGTTGGTCGAGCCCTACGAAATCGGTGACGTCCGCGCCTTCCACTTTGATCTGTATCGTCTGGTCGATCCCGAAGAGCTGGAGTTTCTCGGCATCCGTGACTATTTCGAAGACGACGCGCTGTGCCTGATCGAATGGCCCGATAAAGGTGCAGGCTTTTTGCCAAAGCCTGACCTGACCATTACCATTAGCCCGCAAGACAGCGGACGTTCGCTGACCATTTTGTCCCAGGGCTCGCGCGGCGAGGCCTGGTGTGCCGCTTTGGCATTGGAAACCAATTGA
- a CDS encoding N-acetylmuramoyl-L-alanine amidase: MLMAVTVNAVAETKVNSVRLWRAPDNTRLVFDLTGPVQHSVFTLTAPDRLVIDINGATLGAPLNVQTANTPITAMRSAQRTPTDLRVVIDLKKAVTPKSFSLAPNAQYGNRLVVDLFDNPADAAPPPAPAPTPTVATVPAVPVTPAEPAIKLPPAPAGKRDIIVVIDAGHGGEDPGASGSRGQREKDVVLQIARELQRQVNGMKGFRAELTRTGDYFIPLRGRTEIARKKGADLFVSIHADAAPSAAAFGASVFALSDRGATSETARWLADSENRSDLIGGAGNVSLDDKDRMLAGVLLDLSMTASLTSSLNVGQKVLTNIGRVTPLHKQRVEQAGFMVLKSPDIPSILVETGFISNANEANKLSAASHQQALARSISSGVRQFFQQNPPPGTYIAWLRDSGKIAQGPRDHRVGPGETVAMIAVRYQISPATLRSANNLKSDDLKVGQHLTIPGTELASKE, from the coding sequence ATGTTGATGGCAGTAACCGTCAACGCTGTGGCCGAGACGAAGGTCAACAGCGTGCGCCTGTGGCGGGCGCCGGACAACACGCGACTGGTGTTCGACCTGACAGGTCCGGTACAACACAGCGTCTTCACGCTGACCGCACCGGATCGTCTGGTGATCGACATCAACGGCGCCACCCTCGGCGCGCCGCTGAATGTGCAGACTGCCAACACGCCGATCACCGCCATGCGCTCGGCCCAGCGCACGCCGACCGACCTGCGCGTGGTCATCGACCTGAAAAAAGCGGTCACCCCGAAAAGCTTCTCGCTGGCGCCGAACGCGCAGTACGGCAACCGACTGGTGGTCGACCTGTTCGACAATCCGGCTGACGCCGCACCACCGCCTGCGCCTGCGCCGACCCCAACGGTTGCGACCGTTCCTGCGGTGCCGGTGACGCCGGCCGAGCCTGCGATCAAACTGCCACCGGCCCCGGCCGGCAAGCGCGACATCATCGTGGTCATCGACGCCGGTCACGGTGGTGAAGACCCGGGTGCATCGGGCTCTCGCGGTCAGCGCGAGAAAGACGTGGTACTGCAGATCGCCCGCGAACTGCAGCGTCAGGTCAACGGCATGAAAGGCTTCCGCGCCGAACTGACCCGTACCGGCGACTACTTCATCCCGCTGCGTGGCCGTACCGAAATCGCTCGCAAGAAGGGCGCCGACCTGTTCGTCTCGATCCACGCCGACGCCGCGCCGTCTGCGGCGGCGTTCGGTGCGTCGGTGTTTGCCCTGTCCGACCGTGGCGCCACTTCGGAAACCGCCCGTTGGCTGGCCGACAGCGAAAACCGCTCCGACCTGATCGGCGGTGCCGGCAACGTCAGTCTCGATGACAAGGACCGCATGCTGGCCGGCGTTCTGCTCGACCTGTCGATGACCGCCTCGCTGACCTCCAGCCTCAACGTCGGCCAGAAAGTCCTGACCAACATTGGCCGGGTTACCCCGCTGCACAAACAGCGCGTGGAGCAGGCCGGGTTCATGGTGCTGAAATCGCCGGACATTCCGTCGATCCTGGTGGAAACCGGCTTCATCTCCAACGCCAACGAAGCGAACAAGCTTTCGGCCGCGAGCCACCAGCAGGCGCTGGCGCGCTCGATCAGCAGCGGCGTGCGCCAGTTCTTCCAGCAGAATCCGCCACCGGGCACATACATCGCCTGGCTGCGTGATTCGGGCAAGATCGCTCAGGGGCCGCGTGATCACCGGGTCGGTCCGGGCGAAACCGTGGCGATGATCGCCGTGCGGTATCAGATCTCACCGGCCACGCTGCGCAGCGCCAACAATCTGAAAAGCGATGATCTGAAAGTCGGTCAGCACCTGACCATTCCCGGCACCGAACTGGCGTCCAAAGAATGA